The following proteins are co-located in the Micromonospora viridifaciens genome:
- a CDS encoding STAS domain-containing protein: MELSLATRTVGEHTVLEVGGEVDVYTAPRLRERLLELIDGGARRVVVDLGRVDFLDSTGLGVLVGALKRLRSADGSFALVCDKEPLLKIFRITALDQVFPLHPTVDAAISADPTGTGA, translated from the coding sequence ATGGAGCTGTCGCTGGCGACCCGCACCGTGGGGGAGCACACGGTGCTCGAGGTCGGCGGTGAGGTGGACGTCTACACCGCGCCACGCCTGCGGGAACGGCTTCTCGAGCTGATCGACGGCGGTGCCCGCCGGGTCGTGGTCGACCTGGGGCGGGTCGACTTCCTCGACTCGACCGGCCTGGGCGTGCTGGTCGGTGCCCTGAAGCGGCTGCGCTCGGCCGACGGCTCCTTCGCCCTGGTCTGCGACAAGGAGCCACTGCTCAAGATCTTCCGGATCACCGCGCTGGACCAGGTCTTCCCGCTGCATCCCACGGTCGATGCGGCGATCAGCGCCGACCCGACCGGCACCGGCGCGTGA
- a CDS encoding sodium-translocating pyrophosphatase, whose translation MSGTLAADGGALSLTGANMTYVVIAAVIALVALVFAATLTKAVLAAGTGTKNMQEISGAVQEGASAYLLRQFRTLAIFVVIAVVLLFLLPVHDTDGNETLVKIGRSAFFVVGALFSAFIGGAGMWLATRANLRVAAAAREREGGREGAMKIAFRTGGVVGFLTVGLGLFGAALVVLLYKGDAPTVLEGFGFGAALLAMFMRVGGGIFTKAADVGADLVGKVEQGIPEDDPRNAATIADNVGDNVGDCAGMAADLFESYAVTLVAALILGRAAFGNEGLVLPLIISTIGVLVAIVGVFITRLRASDRNGLTAINRAFYLSALVSAVLVAIAVFGYLKPTWADLLGDNWRATLNVTDGEPPFGPRGLAIGAVVIGIVLAAAIQALTGYFTETNRRPVQDIGKSSQTGPATVILAGISIGLESAVYSALLIGAGVFGAFLLGGSSITLSLFAVALAGTGLLTTVGVIVAMDTFGPISDNAQGVAEMSGDIDEHGARTLTELDAVGNTTKAITKGIAIATAVLAATALFGSYTDTLKTAFGDAKVQNVEAAITDLLNVANPRNLVGLIVGAAVVFLFSGLAINAVSRSAGAVVMEVRRQFRELPGIMDRTQRPEYGKVVDICTRDAQRELMTPGLLAIMAPIAVGFGLGPGALASYLAGAIGAGTLMAVFLANSGGAWDNGKKLVEDGAYGGKGSESHAATVIGDTVGDPFKDTAGPAINPLIKVMNLVSLLIAPAVVAWSVGEDKNNALRITIAVVAALVIVVAVLFSKRKGVAMGDSDSGGDAGAGSPEERVAPVGA comes from the coding sequence ATGTCCGGGACCTTGGCCGCCGACGGCGGCGCGCTGTCCCTTACCGGAGCCAACATGACGTACGTCGTCATCGCCGCGGTCATCGCGCTGGTGGCGCTCGTCTTCGCCGCCACCTTGACCAAGGCGGTGCTGGCAGCCGGTACGGGCACCAAGAACATGCAGGAGATCTCCGGCGCCGTGCAGGAGGGCGCCTCGGCGTACCTGCTCCGGCAGTTCCGCACCCTGGCGATCTTCGTGGTCATCGCCGTCGTGCTGCTGTTCCTGCTGCCGGTGCACGACACCGACGGCAACGAGACCCTGGTGAAGATCGGCCGGTCGGCGTTCTTCGTGGTGGGCGCACTGTTCAGCGCGTTCATCGGTGGTGCCGGCATGTGGCTGGCCACCCGCGCCAACCTGCGGGTCGCCGCGGCCGCCCGGGAGCGGGAAGGCGGGCGCGAGGGCGCCATGAAGATCGCCTTCCGGACCGGTGGGGTGGTCGGCTTCCTCACCGTCGGCCTCGGTCTCTTCGGCGCCGCGCTGGTCGTCCTGCTCTACAAGGGCGACGCCCCGACCGTGCTGGAGGGCTTCGGCTTCGGCGCCGCGCTGCTCGCCATGTTCATGCGGGTCGGCGGCGGCATCTTCACCAAGGCCGCCGACGTCGGCGCCGACCTGGTCGGCAAGGTCGAGCAGGGCATCCCGGAGGACGACCCGCGCAACGCGGCCACCATCGCCGACAACGTGGGCGACAACGTCGGTGACTGCGCCGGCATGGCCGCCGACCTCTTCGAGTCGTACGCGGTCACCCTGGTCGCCGCGCTGATCCTCGGCCGGGCCGCGTTCGGCAACGAGGGCCTGGTCCTGCCGCTGATCATCTCCACGATCGGCGTGCTGGTGGCGATCGTCGGCGTCTTCATCACCCGGCTGCGCGCCTCCGACCGCAACGGGCTGACCGCGATCAACCGGGCCTTCTACCTCTCCGCCCTGGTCTCCGCGGTGCTGGTGGCGATCGCCGTGTTCGGCTACCTGAAGCCGACCTGGGCGGACCTGCTCGGCGACAACTGGCGTGCGACGCTCAACGTCACCGACGGCGAGCCGCCGTTCGGCCCCCGCGGGCTGGCCATCGGCGCGGTGGTGATCGGCATCGTGCTGGCCGCCGCGATCCAGGCGCTCACCGGCTACTTCACCGAGACCAACCGGCGCCCGGTGCAGGACATCGGCAAGAGCTCCCAGACCGGCCCGGCCACCGTCATCCTCGCCGGCATCAGCATCGGCCTGGAGTCGGCGGTCTACTCGGCGCTGCTGATCGGCGCCGGCGTCTTCGGCGCGTTCCTGCTCGGCGGCAGCTCGATCACCCTGTCGCTGTTCGCGGTCGCGCTGGCCGGCACCGGCCTGCTCACCACCGTCGGCGTCATCGTCGCGATGGACACCTTCGGCCCGATCTCCGACAACGCCCAGGGCGTGGCCGAGATGTCCGGCGACATCGACGAGCACGGCGCCCGGACGCTGACCGAGCTGGACGCGGTCGGCAACACCACCAAGGCGATCACCAAGGGCATCGCCATCGCCACCGCGGTGCTGGCCGCGACCGCGCTGTTCGGCTCGTACACCGACACGCTGAAGACCGCGTTCGGCGACGCGAAGGTGCAGAACGTCGAGGCCGCGATCACCGACCTGCTCAACGTGGCCAACCCGCGCAACCTGGTCGGGTTGATCGTCGGCGCGGCGGTGGTCTTCCTCTTCTCCGGCCTGGCCATCAACGCGGTCTCCCGCTCGGCCGGCGCCGTGGTGATGGAGGTACGCCGGCAGTTCCGCGAGCTGCCCGGGATCATGGACCGCACCCAGCGCCCCGAGTACGGCAAGGTCGTCGACATCTGCACCCGGGACGCGCAGCGTGAGCTGATGACCCCCGGCCTGCTGGCCATCATGGCGCCGATCGCGGTCGGCTTCGGGCTCGGCCCGGGCGCGCTGGCGTCGTACCTGGCCGGGGCGATCGGGGCGGGCACGCTGATGGCGGTCTTCCTGGCCAACTCCGGTGGCGCCTGGGACAACGGCAAGAAGCTGGTGGAGGACGGCGCGTACGGCGGCAAGGGCTCCGAGTCGCACGCGGCGACCGTCATCGGCGACACCGTCGGCGACCCGTTCAAGGACACCGCCGGCCCGGCGATCAACCCGCTGATCAAGGTGATGAACCTGGTCTCGCTGCTGATCGCGCCGGCCGTGGTGGCCTGGAGCGTGGGCGAGGACAAGAACAACGCCCTGCGGATCACGATCGCCGTGGTGGCCGCGCTGGTCATCGTGGTGGCCGTGCTGTTCAGCAAGCGCAAGGGCGTCGCGATGGGCGACTCCGACAGCGGCGGCGACGCCGGCGCGGGCAGCCCGGAGGAGCGGGTGGCACCGGTCGGCGCCTGA
- a CDS encoding TadE family type IV pilus minor pilin, giving the protein MVATEATAPGRRWGDGERGSFTAELAAGLPALVLLLLTGLTAVEAVTTRAGCLAAAREAALAASRGEPGSAAGARHAPAGADISVTVSGDRVTAMVRAPVRALGARLPRITVSATAVAAVEPGTPGPRS; this is encoded by the coding sequence GTGGTGGCGACCGAAGCCACCGCGCCGGGGCGGCGGTGGGGCGACGGGGAGCGGGGCTCGTTCACTGCCGAGTTGGCGGCCGGCCTGCCGGCGCTCGTCCTGCTGCTCCTCACCGGCCTCACCGCGGTCGAGGCGGTGACCACGCGGGCCGGATGCCTGGCCGCGGCCCGGGAGGCGGCGCTGGCCGCCTCCCGGGGAGAGCCGGGTTCGGCGGCCGGTGCCCGGCACGCCCCCGCCGGTGCGGACATCTCGGTGACCGTCTCCGGCGACCGGGTCACCGCGATGGTCCGGGCCCCGGTCCGGGCACTTGGCGCGCGGCTGCCCCGGATCACCGTGTCGGCCACCGCGGTGGCCGCCGTGGAACCAGGTACGCCGGGACCACGATCGTGA
- a CDS encoding LURP-one-related/scramblase family protein: protein MQLDSLQTQHQFLIRQRIRMMVNQYEVHAVAPDGSEGALLAFAQQKRMAFKEQVTIYTDDSKQHALLGFKARQVIDLGATYDVTDHAGTPIGLFRKDFAQSLLRSTWHVEQDGLPQITGQERSLPVALLRRFVDSLSWLPYHFDFVAGGQPVFTVVKKWGLRDRYLVEIQHPQIDRRLVIAMAVALDALQSR from the coding sequence ATGCAGCTCGACAGCTTGCAGACTCAGCACCAGTTCCTCATCCGCCAGCGGATCCGGATGATGGTCAACCAGTACGAGGTCCACGCCGTGGCGCCGGACGGCTCCGAGGGGGCGCTGCTCGCGTTCGCGCAGCAGAAGCGGATGGCGTTCAAGGAGCAGGTGACCATCTACACCGACGACTCCAAGCAGCACGCGCTGCTCGGCTTCAAGGCCCGCCAGGTGATCGACCTCGGTGCCACGTACGACGTGACCGACCACGCCGGCACCCCGATCGGCCTGTTCCGCAAGGACTTCGCCCAGTCGCTGCTGCGATCCACCTGGCACGTCGAGCAGGACGGCCTGCCGCAGATCACCGGGCAGGAGCGCAGTCTGCCGGTGGCGCTGCTGCGCCGGTTCGTCGACTCGCTCTCGTGGCTGCCCTACCACTTCGACTTCGTGGCCGGCGGCCAGCCGGTCTTCACGGTCGTCAAGAAGTGGGGCCTCCGCGACCGCTACCTCGTCGAGATCCAGCACCCGCAGATCGACCGCCGGCTGGTCATCGCCATGGCAGTCGCGCTCGACGCGTTGCAGAGCCGCTGA
- a CDS encoding DUF4244 domain-containing protein — MRKLLARLRGDAGMNTAEYAVGTLAAVAFAGILLKVLTSGNVQSALTAVIDRALK, encoded by the coding sequence ATGCGTAAACTTCTCGCCCGTCTGCGGGGTGACGCCGGGATGAACACGGCCGAGTACGCCGTCGGCACGCTGGCCGCGGTGGCCTTCGCCGGCATCCTGCTCAAGGTGCTGACCTCGGGCAACGTGCAGTCCGCGCTCACCGCCGTCATCGACCGGGCGCTGAAGTGA
- a CDS encoding Rv3654c family TadE-like protein has translation MLVRGARQSGRRVDIPGRRATDRGGATVCLLAVGLVFVLVGLFGAALGAAWLARQQARNAADFGALAGAGRALESDSVACGQADELARANGGRLVSCRLDGLDVVVTAEVRVAPLPGLVRTVTATSRAGPVRG, from the coding sequence CTGCTGGTTCGCGGCGCGCGGCAGTCCGGTCGGCGGGTCGACATCCCGGGTCGCCGAGCGACGGATCGGGGCGGGGCGACCGTCTGTCTGCTCGCCGTCGGTCTGGTGTTCGTGCTGGTCGGGCTCTTCGGCGCGGCGCTCGGTGCGGCCTGGCTGGCACGGCAGCAGGCCCGGAACGCGGCGGACTTCGGGGCCCTGGCGGGCGCCGGCCGGGCGCTCGAGAGCGACAGCGTCGCCTGCGGCCAAGCCGACGAGCTCGCTCGGGCCAACGGCGGGCGGCTGGTGAGCTGTCGGCTCGATGGGCTCGATGTCGTGGTCACGGCCGAGGTCAGGGTCGCCCCGCTGCCCGGGCTGGTACGCACCGTCACCGCGACGTCCCGGGCCGGCCCGGTGCGTGGCTGA
- a CDS encoding DEAD/DEAH box helicase: MQDVTHDSSSSARRPPAELLRRLRARHTCDPVTHVERVPARAGEPAPWPAWVPEELRAAFAGRGVVAPWRHQTEAAELAYAGQHVVVATGTASGKSLAYQLPALATLLADPRATVLYLAPTKALAADQLRAVAGLELAGVRPACYDGDTPRAEREWIRRHSRFVLTNPDMLHHGILPGHAHWSGFLRRLAYVVIDECHTYRGVFGSHVAHVLRRLRRQCAKYGRTPGQALVGSRSTPVFVLASATSGDPAAAAGRLTGLPVTAVTEDTSPRGGVTFALWEPPLLPADASASAADLAPVRRSALRETADLLADSVVEGVRTLAFVRSRRGAEVVAANARRALDEAVPGLGDRVAAYRAGYLREERRELERALLHGDLLGLASTSALELGVDLVGLDAVLICGWPGTRASLWQQAGRAGRSGEEALAVLVARDDPLDTYLVHHPEALFGRPVEATVLDPANPYVLAPQLACAAFEAPLTPADLELFGEGAKEAVDSLVEAGALRQRPTGWYWRHRERPEVDLRGEDGAPVCVVEAATGRLLGTVDGGSAHFLLHAGAVYLHQGVSYVVDSLDLADGCALVHAEEPDWSTHARDVTSLSVVSVRSYVDAGPVGLFLGEVDVTSQVVSYQRRRIATGEVIDTRPLDLPARELRTVAVWFTLSPESLALAGVEPADVPGGLHAAEHAAIGLLPLIATCDRWDIGGLSTALHPDTEAPTVFVYDGHPGGAGFAERAYGTAAAWLRATRDAIAECGCESGCPSCVQSPKCGNGNNPLSKPDAVRVLDVVLGSLPAPAGTGDERGAARDRAHGDATNERGAAVPRQEGRPLERSVSEGRAAETG; encoded by the coding sequence GTGCAGGACGTGACCCACGACAGCTCCAGCTCGGCGCGCCGACCGCCGGCCGAGCTGCTGCGGCGGCTGCGCGCCCGGCACACGTGCGACCCGGTCACCCACGTCGAGCGGGTGCCGGCCCGGGCCGGGGAGCCGGCACCGTGGCCGGCGTGGGTCCCCGAGGAGCTGCGGGCGGCGTTCGCCGGGCGCGGCGTGGTCGCCCCCTGGCGGCACCAGACCGAGGCCGCCGAGCTGGCGTACGCCGGGCAGCACGTGGTGGTGGCCACCGGGACGGCGTCCGGCAAGTCCCTGGCGTACCAACTGCCGGCGCTGGCCACCCTGCTCGCCGACCCGCGCGCCACCGTGCTCTACCTGGCCCCGACCAAGGCGCTCGCCGCCGACCAGCTGCGCGCCGTCGCCGGCTTGGAGCTGGCAGGGGTACGCCCCGCCTGCTACGACGGCGACACCCCGCGCGCCGAGCGGGAGTGGATCCGCCGGCACTCCCGGTTCGTGCTGACGAACCCGGACATGCTGCACCACGGCATCCTGCCCGGGCACGCGCACTGGTCCGGGTTCCTGCGCCGGCTCGCGTACGTGGTGATCGACGAGTGCCATACCTACCGGGGCGTGTTCGGCTCGCACGTGGCGCACGTGCTGCGCCGGCTTCGTCGACAGTGCGCGAAGTACGGGCGTACCCCCGGTCAGGCGCTCGTGGGCTCGCGCAGCACCCCGGTCTTCGTGCTGGCGTCCGCCACGTCGGGCGACCCGGCGGCGGCGGCCGGGCGGCTCACCGGCCTGCCGGTCACCGCCGTCACCGAGGACACGTCGCCGCGCGGCGGAGTGACCTTCGCGCTCTGGGAGCCACCGCTGCTGCCTGCTGATGCGTCGGCCTCGGCAGCGGACCTGGCGCCCGTCCGCCGGTCGGCGCTGCGGGAGACCGCCGACCTGCTCGCCGACAGCGTCGTCGAAGGGGTACGCACCCTCGCCTTCGTCCGGTCCCGGCGCGGTGCCGAGGTGGTCGCCGCCAACGCCCGCCGTGCGCTCGACGAGGCGGTGCCCGGGCTGGGTGACCGGGTGGCCGCCTACCGGGCGGGCTACCTGCGCGAGGAGCGGCGCGAGCTGGAACGCGCCCTGCTGCACGGCGACCTGCTCGGGCTCGCCTCCACCAGCGCCCTCGAGCTCGGGGTCGACCTGGTCGGGCTGGACGCGGTGCTGATCTGCGGCTGGCCGGGCACCCGGGCGTCGCTCTGGCAGCAGGCCGGCCGGGCCGGACGCTCCGGCGAGGAGGCGCTGGCCGTGCTGGTGGCCCGGGACGACCCGCTCGACACCTACCTGGTGCACCATCCCGAGGCGCTGTTCGGCCGGCCCGTCGAGGCCACCGTGCTCGACCCGGCCAACCCGTACGTGCTCGCCCCGCAGCTCGCCTGCGCCGCGTTCGAGGCCCCGCTCACCCCGGCCGACCTGGAACTCTTCGGGGAGGGCGCGAAGGAGGCGGTCGACTCGCTGGTCGAGGCCGGGGCGCTGCGGCAGCGGCCGACCGGCTGGTACTGGCGGCACCGGGAACGCCCCGAGGTCGACCTGCGCGGCGAGGACGGGGCGCCGGTCTGCGTGGTCGAGGCGGCCACCGGGCGGCTGCTCGGCACCGTCGACGGTGGCTCCGCGCACTTCCTGCTCCACGCCGGCGCGGTCTACCTGCACCAGGGCGTCTCGTACGTGGTCGACTCGCTCGACCTGGCCGACGGATGCGCGCTGGTGCACGCCGAGGAGCCGGACTGGTCCACCCACGCCCGGGACGTCACCTCGCTGTCCGTGGTGTCGGTCCGGTCGTACGTGGACGCCGGGCCGGTCGGGCTCTTCCTCGGCGAGGTCGACGTGACCAGCCAGGTGGTGTCGTACCAGCGGCGGCGGATCGCCACCGGCGAGGTGATCGACACCCGACCACTGGACCTGCCGGCCCGGGAGCTGCGTACCGTCGCCGTCTGGTTCACCCTCTCCCCGGAGTCGCTGGCTCTCGCCGGTGTGGAGCCGGCCGATGTGCCCGGTGGGCTGCACGCCGCCGAGCACGCCGCGATCGGCCTGCTGCCGCTGATCGCGACCTGCGACCGCTGGGACATCGGCGGGCTGTCCACCGCCCTGCACCCCGACACCGAGGCACCTACCGTCTTCGTCTACGACGGCCACCCGGGCGGGGCGGGCTTCGCCGAGCGGGCGTACGGGACCGCGGCGGCCTGGCTGCGCGCCACCCGGGACGCGATCGCCGAGTGCGGCTGCGAGTCGGGGTGCCCGTCCTGCGTCCAGTCTCCGAAGTGCGGCAACGGCAACAATCCGCTCTCCAAACCGGATGCCGTCCGGGTCCTCGACGTGGTCCTCGGCAGCCTGCCGGCGCCTGCCGGCACTGGTGATGAGCGCGGCGCGGCCCGGGACCGGGCGCACGGCGACGCCACGAACGAACGCGGCGCGGCCGTGCCGCGGCAGGAGGGGCGGCCGCTGGAGCGATCGGTCAGCGAGGGCCGGGCCGCGGAGACCGGCTGA
- a CDS encoding ATP-binding protein has product MMATVKLSFSPAPVHVRTARLVGVAVARRAGVREDLLDEVRLAIGEACTRAVALHRQYGLPDPVLVEMSDSGAYTVRVVDRAPIEASIGLAALPPDELAKESLSEDALTTGVGFALLAGFVEDLQVRPVDEGVGTEVRMVWPVGR; this is encoded by the coding sequence GTGATGGCGACGGTCAAGCTCTCCTTCTCTCCGGCCCCGGTGCACGTCCGCACCGCCCGCCTGGTCGGCGTCGCGGTGGCCCGCCGTGCCGGCGTACGCGAGGACCTGCTCGACGAGGTGCGCCTGGCGATCGGTGAGGCGTGCACCCGGGCGGTCGCCCTGCACCGACAGTACGGGCTGCCCGACCCGGTGCTGGTGGAAATGTCCGACAGCGGGGCGTACACGGTCCGGGTGGTGGACCGCGCCCCGATCGAGGCGAGCATCGGTCTCGCCGCCCTGCCCCCCGACGAGTTGGCCAAGGAGTCGCTCAGCGAGGACGCGCTGACCACCGGCGTCGGCTTCGCCCTGCTCGCCGGCTTCGTCGAGGACCTCCAGGTGCGCCCGGTCGACGAGGGCGTCGGCACCGAGGTCCGGATGGTGTGGCCGGTCGGCCGCTGA